A genomic stretch from Longibacter salinarum includes:
- a CDS encoding EcsC family protein yields the protein MRLSDSEKAIRRQIEDWQHADANVLSQAVNWAMSPIDWAVDRVTPPEVVDQASEKISDFLSVLSDASEWTYDAEDVIEAAHKRKLMVETVSELRSERIEDLDALARSRFRENTILAGLSGGGMGMGGAALIAADIPLLFTINFRLIQQIGACYGFPMRGPTFRPLVLSIFNVASSGGREARNEALREVSVAAAAFANDLEYRGRVSGTFRDQNRHLPREIAKALVGRKLAQSVPLAGAAVGAGVNYWFTSETAEAAYMCFRAMYLDWKQRL from the coding sequence ATGCGCCTTTCCGATTCCGAAAAAGCCATTCGCCGCCAGATTGAGGACTGGCAGCACGCCGACGCCAACGTCCTCTCCCAGGCCGTCAACTGGGCCATGAGTCCGATCGACTGGGCTGTGGACCGCGTCACTCCCCCTGAGGTTGTCGATCAGGCAAGCGAGAAGATATCCGACTTCCTGTCCGTTCTGAGCGACGCTTCGGAGTGGACGTACGACGCGGAGGACGTGATCGAGGCCGCGCACAAGCGGAAGCTCATGGTCGAGACCGTGTCCGAGCTGCGGAGCGAACGCATCGAGGATCTGGACGCGCTCGCCCGCAGCCGCTTTCGGGAAAACACGATTCTCGCCGGCCTGAGTGGTGGCGGCATGGGAATGGGCGGCGCAGCGCTGATTGCGGCCGACATCCCGCTGCTGTTTACGATCAACTTCCGGCTCATTCAGCAGATCGGCGCGTGCTACGGCTTCCCAATGCGTGGGCCGACGTTCCGTCCGCTTGTATTATCGATCTTCAACGTCGCCTCCTCTGGAGGGAGAGAGGCGCGCAACGAGGCGCTCCGTGAGGTTAGCGTGGCCGCGGCTGCGTTCGCCAACGACCTGGAGTATCGCGGCCGCGTGTCCGGCACCTTCCGCGACCAGAACCGCCACCTCCCGCGGGAGATCGCCAAGGCGCTCGTCGGGCGCAAGCTGGCGCAGTCCGTGCCGCTCGCCGGTGCGGCCGTCGGAGCTGGCGTTAACTACTGGTTCACCTCTGAAACGGCCGAGGCCGCATACATGTGCTTCCGCGCGATGTACCTCGACTGGAAGCAAAGACTGTAG
- a CDS encoding four helix bundle protein — protein MHQSINVASVVVKEVLDLRVYRKAFHQADRLFWMSRDWPVEERYALTSQIRRSSRAVCANLSEAWRKRRYPAHFISKLSDADAEAAETRTWLRFAHSCSYLGREAFESQDSVYDQICGGLVRMMSEPDKWCGPG, from the coding sequence ATGCATCAAAGCATAAATGTGGCCAGTGTTGTGGTTAAAGAGGTGTTGGATCTGCGGGTTTATCGGAAAGCGTTTCACCAGGCGGACCGGCTTTTCTGGATGTCCAGAGATTGGCCCGTGGAAGAACGCTACGCTCTAACTTCTCAGATTCGACGATCGTCTCGCGCTGTTTGTGCGAATCTGTCTGAGGCGTGGCGAAAACGACGGTATCCAGCTCATTTCATTTCGAAGCTTTCCGATGCTGATGCGGAAGCTGCAGAAACTCGGACGTGGCTTCGGTTCGCCCATTCATGCTCGTATCTCGGGCGCGAAGCTTTCGAGAGTCAAGATAGTGTCTATGATCAGATCTGTGGAGGACTGGTACGAATGATGAGTGAACCCGACAAATGGTGCGGTCCTGGCTAG
- the tsaD gene encoding tRNA (adenosine(37)-N6)-threonylcarbamoyltransferase complex transferase subunit TsaD — protein sequence MTILGIETSCDDTAAAVLVDADVRSNVISSQHDIHAEFGGVVPELASRNHQRLIVPVVQQALRDADCTADDLDAVAVTYGPGLPGSLMVGLTFAKAFARGRNLPLVGVNHLEGHLYSVDLSSPAPPRPYLCLVVSGGHTELVRVGPNFEHSVLGATRDDAAGEAFDKVAQLLDLGYPGGPAIDRLAKMGDPAFHDFPRSRLDEYDFSFSGLKTSVLYYLRDLGEEKEDVLKDHRADICASFQQAVVDVLVGAVRDAARETGAEHVAIVGGVSANSALRAAIEEAADEDGFEVYMPEMAYCMDNAAMIARAGAMHLQAGHAAGATLDIQPRLRLEKPEGVS from the coding sequence ATGACCATTCTCGGGATCGAAACGTCGTGCGACGACACGGCCGCGGCCGTGCTGGTCGATGCCGACGTGCGGTCGAACGTGATTTCTTCGCAGCACGACATCCACGCGGAGTTCGGCGGCGTGGTGCCGGAGCTGGCGTCGCGCAATCATCAGCGCCTGATCGTGCCGGTTGTGCAGCAGGCCCTGCGCGATGCCGACTGCACCGCAGATGACCTCGATGCGGTTGCCGTTACCTACGGCCCGGGACTTCCGGGGTCACTGATGGTCGGGCTGACCTTTGCCAAGGCGTTTGCGCGGGGACGAAATCTACCGCTCGTGGGCGTGAATCACCTGGAGGGCCATCTCTACTCGGTGGATCTGAGCAGCCCGGCGCCGCCCCGGCCGTATCTCTGCCTCGTCGTCTCGGGTGGACACACCGAGCTCGTACGCGTGGGCCCGAATTTCGAGCACAGCGTGCTGGGGGCAACGCGCGATGACGCGGCCGGCGAGGCGTTCGACAAGGTCGCGCAACTCCTCGATCTGGGCTATCCGGGTGGACCGGCCATCGATCGGCTCGCGAAAATGGGGGATCCGGCGTTTCACGACTTTCCCCGGAGTCGCCTGGACGAGTACGACTTCTCATTCAGTGGCCTCAAGACGTCGGTACTGTACTATCTTCGGGATCTCGGGGAGGAAAAAGAGGACGTCCTCAAAGATCACCGTGCGGACATCTGCGCGAGCTTCCAGCAAGCCGTCGTCGATGTGCTCGTCGGGGCCGTGCGCGATGCGGCACGGGAGACCGGGGCCGAGCACGTGGCTATTGTCGGCGGCGTGTCGGCCAACTCCGCACTGCGGGCCGCGATCGAGGAGGCGGCTGACGAGGATGGGTTCGAGGTCTATATGCCGGAGATGGCGTATTGCATGGACAACGCCGCTATGATTGCTCGTGCTGGAGCGATGCACCTGCAGGCGGGGCACGCGGCGGGCGCTACGCTCGACATTCAACCGCGCCTTCGCCTTGAGAAACCGGAGGGTGTGAGCTGA
- a CDS encoding M20 family metallopeptidase, with translation MSDAPSSVDTDHASALHEHLRGQTEAMLDLLERLVRIESPTSDPQAQQKVQSVLADRLAALGFRIQTARGGTTADGDPVGNHLIAFPENRSSETPVQLLLGHGDTVWPHGTLESTVPFEIDREKGVVQGPGVFDMKAGLTQMIFALEALTHLGVDVPVQPIVMVSADEEIGSPTGTRHIERLAPCCDRALVVEPALGLDGKIKTERKGSGRFHIHVKGKSAHAGLDPESGSSAILELSHVVQRLHDLNDPKAGISVNVGTIGGGTRPNVVAAESTAEVDVRITTKEQAEAVEHAIRSIEPTVPETKMTIEGGISRLPMSQTPASRALWQHARTTAERIGLSLDSGRSGGVSDGNTAARFTPTLDGLGPVGDGAHARHEFCYIDAMAERSTILALLIASPATETLLEANRTAKIEMG, from the coding sequence ATGTCCGACGCCCCCTCCTCCGTTGACACCGACCATGCCTCCGCCCTACACGAGCATTTGCGTGGACAAACTGAGGCGATGCTCGACCTGCTCGAACGCCTCGTGCGCATTGAATCGCCAACCAGCGACCCGCAGGCGCAGCAAAAGGTGCAGTCTGTTCTTGCCGACCGCCTCGCGGCCCTAGGCTTTCGGATCCAGACGGCCCGCGGCGGAACGACCGCCGACGGCGATCCCGTGGGCAACCACCTCATCGCGTTTCCTGAAAACCGGTCTTCCGAGACGCCCGTCCAGCTCTTGCTCGGTCATGGCGACACCGTGTGGCCCCACGGAACCCTCGAATCTACCGTCCCCTTCGAGATCGACCGAGAGAAGGGCGTCGTGCAGGGCCCCGGCGTGTTCGACATGAAAGCGGGCCTCACGCAGATGATCTTTGCCCTGGAGGCCCTGACTCATCTCGGTGTCGATGTCCCCGTACAGCCGATCGTCATGGTGAGCGCGGACGAGGAAATTGGAAGTCCGACCGGGACCCGACACATCGAGCGTCTGGCGCCGTGCTGTGACCGGGCTCTCGTCGTCGAACCGGCGCTTGGCCTTGACGGCAAGATCAAAACGGAGAGGAAGGGCTCTGGCCGCTTTCACATCCACGTAAAAGGGAAGAGTGCTCACGCCGGACTGGATCCAGAGAGCGGGTCCAGCGCCATTTTGGAGCTTTCCCACGTCGTCCAGCGCCTGCATGATCTGAACGATCCGAAGGCCGGCATTTCCGTGAACGTCGGCACCATCGGAGGCGGAACGCGGCCGAACGTCGTCGCCGCAGAGAGCACGGCGGAGGTCGACGTGCGCATCACAACAAAGGAGCAGGCAGAGGCCGTTGAGCACGCCATCCGGAGCATCGAACCCACGGTGCCCGAGACGAAAATGACGATCGAAGGCGGCATCTCGCGGCTCCCGATGTCACAAACGCCGGCCTCCCGGGCCCTGTGGCAGCACGCACGCACCACCGCGGAGCGGATCGGTCTATCGCTCGACAGCGGACGGTCGGGCGGCGTGTCCGACGGCAACACCGCCGCGCGTTTCACCCCGACGCTCGACGGGCTCGGCCCGGTGGGCGACGGCGCTCACGCACGCCACGAGTTCTGCTACATCGACGCGATGGCGGAGCGCAGCACCATCCTCGCCCTGCTGATCGCCAGCCCCGCCACGGAGACGCTCCTCGAAGCGAACCGGACGGCGAAAATCGAAATGGGATGA
- a CDS encoding BamA/TamA family outer membrane protein, protein MRVLVLLLLLNALAGLPGSAYGQSADTTSAADTTTHASGDWLVLPYASYEPKTRIAIGMVAGYYQPDRPGRIPSSVQSVVTITQERQIVVNIAPEFYLQNGRYRVAGEIEASRFPDSFFGIGGNTPSSAEEDFTSRYLTLEATAQQRVRTPLPGRFVLGPRLFVRLENMTEVEGGGQLETMPIAGANGGRTIGVGLGALWDDRDNIYYPRDGHFLETSALWHSAVIGSDFTFGRFLADLRAYRSAGPVVFAGNVYAEGVTGTPAFQTLPLLGGSERMRGYLEGRYRDAVYWTTQAEVRVPLFWRFGATAFASAGEVASGLNENLVRNVQVAAGIGGRLRLNDEGVHGRMDIAYGAHGFELYLSLLEAF, encoded by the coding sequence ATGCGCGTACTCGTTCTCCTTCTTCTGCTAAACGCACTCGCGGGACTGCCGGGATCTGCATACGGCCAGTCTGCGGATACGACATCCGCCGCCGACACCACAACTCATGCTTCAGGCGACTGGCTGGTGCTTCCGTACGCGTCGTACGAGCCCAAGACGCGAATCGCCATCGGCATGGTCGCGGGATACTACCAGCCTGATCGACCCGGGCGTATTCCGTCGAGTGTGCAGTCTGTCGTCACGATCACACAGGAGCGGCAGATCGTCGTCAACATCGCGCCGGAGTTTTACCTGCAGAACGGACGGTACCGGGTCGCGGGGGAGATCGAAGCAAGCCGGTTCCCTGACTCGTTCTTCGGGATTGGAGGAAACACGCCCTCGAGTGCCGAAGAAGACTTCACTTCGCGCTACCTGACGCTGGAGGCGACGGCGCAGCAGCGGGTTCGAACGCCGCTTCCCGGACGGTTCGTGCTGGGGCCGCGACTCTTCGTTCGGCTGGAGAACATGACCGAGGTCGAGGGCGGAGGACAGCTGGAGACGATGCCGATTGCGGGTGCCAATGGGGGACGGACGATCGGCGTCGGGCTGGGTGCGCTGTGGGACGATCGCGACAATATCTACTATCCGCGCGACGGCCATTTCCTCGAAACGTCGGCCCTGTGGCATTCGGCCGTGATCGGGAGCGACTTCACGTTCGGTCGCTTTCTCGCGGATCTGCGTGCGTACCGATCCGCCGGGCCGGTCGTGTTTGCTGGAAATGTGTACGCGGAAGGCGTGACGGGGACGCCGGCGTTTCAGACGCTGCCGCTACTCGGCGGGTCCGAGCGCATGCGCGGCTACCTGGAGGGGCGGTATCGCGACGCGGTTTACTGGACGACGCAGGCCGAGGTGCGTGTCCCGCTCTTCTGGCGCTTCGGGGCGACGGCTTTCGCCTCGGCGGGGGAAGTAGCTTCTGGACTAAATGAGAACCTGGTGCGCAACGTGCAGGTGGCCGCCGGCATCGGGGGGCGCCTGCGACTCAACGACGAGGGCGTACACGGCCGAATGGACATCGCGTACGGTGCGCACGGCTTCGAGCTCTACCTGTCGCTGTTGGAGGCGTTTTGA
- the der gene encoding ribosome biogenesis GTPase Der, translating into MLVAIVGRPNVGKSTLFNRLTESQLAIVHDEPGVTRDRVYGEIIWNGRTIPVVDTGGYVPHSSERFEAAIREQVDIAMEDADVILYVGDVTTGITDIDQEMADKLRKDDTPVLVVANKADNDERRWAASEFYEMGIGEVFPVSATNGIGTGELLDALVDTLPEEEEEEDELEDRTSIAIIGKPNVGKSSIVNAVLGYDRSIVTEVAGTTRDAIHSLVNYEGREIALVDTAGLRKRAKVKENIEFYSTLRTERSIREGDVCVLMIDATDGLQNQDINVLKLAEKHKKGMVIAVNKWDLVEKDTKTAKRYEDYFHKILQTLDYVPIVFTSALTRQRVYKVIDTALEVADERAKRIQTSRLNDVLREAVANHHPPTYRGGNYVEIKYVTQVRENPPVFVFFTNHPKGIKESYKRYLERQFREAFGFKGVPLTLVFKQK; encoded by the coding sequence ATGCTCGTTGCCATTGTCGGCCGTCCCAACGTGGGCAAGTCGACGCTTTTCAACCGCCTGACCGAGTCTCAGCTGGCGATTGTCCATGATGAGCCCGGCGTCACGCGCGACCGGGTCTACGGCGAGATTATCTGGAATGGGCGCACGATCCCGGTCGTCGATACCGGTGGATACGTCCCCCACTCGTCCGAGCGCTTCGAAGCGGCCATCCGCGAGCAGGTCGACATCGCGATGGAGGACGCGGACGTGATCCTGTACGTCGGCGATGTCACGACGGGCATTACGGACATCGACCAGGAGATGGCAGACAAGCTCCGCAAGGACGACACGCCGGTCCTGGTCGTGGCGAACAAAGCCGACAACGACGAGCGGCGCTGGGCGGCGAGCGAGTTCTACGAGATGGGCATTGGCGAGGTCTTTCCCGTGAGCGCAACGAACGGGATTGGCACCGGCGAACTGCTCGATGCGCTTGTGGACACGCTGCCGGAGGAGGAAGAAGAGGAAGATGAGCTCGAGGATCGGACGAGCATAGCCATTATCGGGAAGCCGAACGTTGGCAAGTCCTCCATCGTGAACGCGGTGCTGGGCTACGACCGGTCGATCGTGACCGAAGTCGCCGGCACGACCCGCGACGCCATCCACTCGCTGGTCAACTACGAGGGCCGTGAAATCGCGTTGGTAGACACCGCGGGCCTCCGCAAGCGGGCGAAGGTGAAGGAGAACATCGAGTTTTACTCGACGCTGCGCACGGAGCGCTCCATTCGCGAGGGCGACGTCTGTGTTCTCATGATCGACGCCACCGATGGGCTTCAGAACCAGGACATCAACGTTCTGAAGCTGGCGGAGAAGCACAAGAAGGGGATGGTTATTGCCGTCAATAAGTGGGATCTGGTCGAGAAAGATACCAAGACGGCGAAGCGGTATGAGGATTACTTCCACAAGATCCTCCAGACGCTCGACTACGTGCCGATCGTCTTTACCTCGGCGCTCACGAGGCAGCGAGTATACAAGGTGATCGATACGGCGCTTGAGGTCGCCGACGAGCGGGCGAAGCGAATCCAGACGAGCCGCCTGAACGACGTTCTGCGCGAGGCGGTCGCCAATCACCATCCGCCGACCTATCGAGGGGGGAATTACGTCGAAATCAAGTATGTGACCCAGGTTCGGGAGAACCCGCCCGTGTTCGTTTTCTTTACGAACCACCCGAAAGGGATAAAGGAATCGTACAAGCGATACCTGGAGCGGCAATTCCGCGAGGCATTCGGGTTTAAGGGAGTGCCGTTGACACTGGTGTTCAAACAGAAGTAG
- a CDS encoding undecaprenyl-diphosphate phosphatase encodes MTWLEAIILGLVQGLTEFLPVSSSGHLVLGQYLLGLDASEASDVTFEVFVHFGTVLSILTVYGRDVVDLVQEAAGAVAKPTSIAERYEDSATFRLGIYILITMIPTGAVYVLFKDELEQAFGDPKLVCGMLIVTGILLLLTLLRPNPDGKLNPVKAFVVGIAQSAAMIPGISRSGSTICTALYQNVKPEQAANFSFLMLLPVVLGATLLKSIELVELGPTVDWVPLLLGTVVAYVSGVVAIKLMLDFVRRGNLQYFAYYCFLVGGIGLWYL; translated from the coding sequence ATGACCTGGCTGGAAGCGATCATTCTGGGACTCGTGCAGGGCCTGACCGAGTTTTTGCCCGTGTCCTCATCCGGCCATCTCGTGCTCGGACAGTATTTGCTCGGTCTCGATGCCTCGGAAGCCAGCGACGTGACGTTCGAGGTGTTCGTCCACTTCGGCACCGTGCTCAGCATTCTCACCGTGTACGGCCGCGATGTCGTCGATCTGGTGCAAGAAGCCGCCGGTGCGGTCGCGAAGCCGACGAGCATCGCCGAGCGGTACGAGGATAGCGCCACCTTCCGGCTCGGCATCTACATCCTCATCACGATGATCCCGACCGGCGCCGTCTACGTGCTGTTCAAAGACGAGCTAGAACAGGCCTTCGGTGACCCAAAGCTCGTCTGCGGCATGCTGATCGTCACGGGGATTCTCCTCCTGCTCACGCTCCTGCGTCCCAACCCGGACGGCAAGCTGAACCCCGTGAAAGCGTTCGTCGTGGGCATCGCGCAGTCTGCCGCCATGATTCCGGGCATTTCGCGCTCCGGGTCGACGATTTGCACGGCACTCTACCAGAACGTGAAGCCCGAGCAGGCGGCGAATTTCTCCTTTCTGATGCTGCTTCCGGTGGTCCTCGGAGCAACCCTTTTGAAGAGCATCGAGCTGGTTGAGCTGGGCCCGACAGTCGACTGGGTCCCGCTCCTCCTCGGCACGGTCGTCGCCTACGTCTCCGGCGTCGTGGCGATTAAGCTGATGCTGGACTTCGTGCGCCGGGGCAACCTGCAGTACTTCGCATACTACTGCTTTCTCGTCGGTGGTATCGGGCTCTGGTACCTGTAG
- a CDS encoding sensor histidine kinase: MHRHFRVQIILRLLAIVGTLGGAYVLVTEWALYELALVAVLAACYFAWRLILYVEKSARDLTRFLESVRYADFSQGYTSDGRGPLFDRLRDAFRNVTREFRRIRAEKEEQVRYLENVVQHIGIPLISFRDDGTVELMNRAARRLLRTGPVRNIDALRDLSPELVDHLCTLDPGRQAMVRVTEDDRTMQLSVSVSRFRLRDEAHAIATIQDLRNELEEKEMEAWQQLTRVLTHEIMNSVAPISSLASTAHRLLEDVPAGDGADPSQNAVEIRADAREAVETIERRSKGLISFVDSYRSFTKIPNPTFEVLEAREMFENVRRLLRVQIEEHNLSCEIQVDPDPLEFTADLELIEQVLINLTLNAMQAVEGRPDARIMMRARIDRRSRPVLQIADNGPGIPPDVQERIFVPFFTTKEDGSGIGLSLSRQIMRLHGGTLTVRSEPDVETAFTLRF; the protein is encoded by the coding sequence ATGCACCGTCACTTCCGAGTCCAAATTATTCTCCGCCTGCTGGCGATCGTGGGGACGTTGGGGGGCGCGTACGTGTTGGTGACCGAATGGGCGTTGTACGAACTCGCGCTGGTGGCCGTGCTCGCGGCATGCTACTTTGCCTGGCGACTGATCCTGTACGTGGAGAAGTCCGCGCGCGACCTCACCCGGTTTCTCGAATCGGTACGCTACGCCGACTTCTCCCAGGGCTACACATCAGACGGGCGGGGGCCGCTCTTTGACCGACTTCGCGATGCGTTTCGGAACGTCACCCGGGAGTTTCGGCGCATCCGTGCGGAGAAGGAAGAGCAGGTCCGCTACCTCGAAAACGTCGTTCAGCATATCGGCATTCCGCTGATTTCCTTTCGCGACGACGGGACGGTAGAACTGATGAACCGGGCGGCCCGACGCCTCCTCCGCACCGGACCCGTGCGGAATATCGATGCGCTCCGCGACCTGAGCCCCGAGCTCGTCGATCATCTTTGCACGCTCGACCCGGGTCGTCAGGCGATGGTCCGGGTCACCGAGGACGACCGGACGATGCAGCTGTCCGTCAGCGTGAGCCGCTTTCGCCTCCGCGACGAGGCCCACGCGATCGCCACCATCCAGGACCTTCGCAACGAGCTGGAGGAGAAGGAGATGGAGGCCTGGCAACAACTCACGCGCGTGTTAACGCACGAAATCATGAACTCCGTCGCCCCCATCTCGTCCCTCGCCTCGACGGCGCACCGACTGCTGGAGGATGTCCCTGCCGGCGATGGAGCGGACCCGTCACAGAATGCGGTCGAGATTCGGGCCGATGCGCGCGAGGCCGTCGAAACCATCGAACGGCGCTCGAAGGGTCTGATCTCGTTCGTCGACTCCTATCGTAGCTTCACGAAGATCCCGAACCCAACGTTCGAGGTTCTGGAGGCGAGAGAGATGTTCGAAAATGTGCGACGCCTCCTCCGCGTGCAAATTGAGGAGCACAACCTGAGCTGCGAGATCCAGGTCGATCCCGATCCTCTCGAATTTACGGCCGACCTTGAGCTCATCGAGCAGGTCCTGATCAACCTCACGCTGAACGCCATGCAAGCCGTCGAAGGCCGCCCCGATGCGCGGATCATGATGCGTGCTCGCATCGATCGGCGCTCGCGACCCGTGCTGCAAATTGCCGACAACGGTCCTGGCATCCCACCCGACGTTCAGGAACGCATCTTCGTGCCCTTCTTTACGACGAAAGAGGACGGATCCGGCATCGGCCTCAGCCTCTCCCGCCAGATCATGCGCCTCCACGGCGGTACCCTGACCGTCCGCTCCGAACCCGACGTAGAAACCGCCTTCACGCTACGCTTCTAA
- a CDS encoding flavin reductase family protein: METPSSQESIITLDPEQPFWDRFHMVAPLVVIGTMDEEGNPNLAPKHMATPMSWRDYFGFVCTPRHKTLRNAKHTGVFTVSYPRPTQVVITSLAASPREDVPDGPAIKSGLDQLPTRPAEIVEGVFLEDAYLFLECEVDQIVDGLGENSLIIGKVAAVHAHEDILCLSDQDMETTRREQPLLAYIPPDRYATINETHAFPFPSGFSK; this comes from the coding sequence ATGGAAACGCCGTCGAGCCAAGAATCAATCATCACGCTCGATCCTGAGCAGCCGTTCTGGGATCGATTCCACATGGTCGCCCCTCTCGTCGTTATCGGAACGATGGACGAGGAAGGCAACCCCAATCTCGCGCCCAAACACATGGCAACGCCCATGAGTTGGCGCGATTACTTCGGCTTCGTCTGCACCCCGCGGCACAAAACGCTCCGCAACGCGAAGCACACGGGCGTGTTTACCGTCAGCTACCCGCGCCCCACGCAGGTCGTCATAACCAGCCTGGCCGCCTCGCCCAGGGAGGACGTTCCCGACGGTCCGGCGATCAAGTCGGGCCTCGACCAGCTGCCAACCCGCCCTGCCGAAATCGTAGAGGGCGTGTTTCTGGAAGATGCGTATCTGTTTCTCGAGTGCGAGGTCGATCAAATCGTCGACGGACTCGGAGAAAACAGCCTGATCATCGGGAAAGTGGCTGCCGTCCACGCACACGAGGACATTCTCTGCTTGTCTGACCAGGACATGGAGACCACACGACGCGAGCAGCCACTGCTCGCATACATTCCGCCGGACCGATATGCGACGATCAATGAAACGCACGCTTTCCCCTTTCCATCCGGCTTCAGCAAATAG
- a CDS encoding CDP-alcohol phosphatidyltransferase family protein encodes MTAWPEMEKPNFKDKKERARWGRKTRAYAVHVFTASGVIFAFLAMASIARTEVSPRWTFIWLAIAVLIDAADGPLARHWNVKLYAARIYGHVIDDIVDFLTFTFIPMMLVWRMGWFPGPDAVWVALVMMASLFGFSNATAKQEAAGFFLGFPSYWNVVAFYTGLFVAEYGETGAYFSLGATLVLALMTVLPVRFVYPNRAPKPWMWPVIVGAVIWLGMLVAMLPAFPNGPTWGGDWFLWASLVYPAFYFGLSFYLDWKGRRTIAAP; translated from the coding sequence ATGACAGCCTGGCCGGAGATGGAAAAGCCAAACTTCAAGGACAAGAAGGAGCGCGCTCGCTGGGGGCGAAAAACGCGTGCCTACGCCGTTCACGTCTTTACGGCGTCGGGCGTTATTTTCGCATTTTTGGCGATGGCATCCATCGCCCGGACGGAGGTGTCTCCTCGATGGACCTTTATCTGGCTCGCCATCGCCGTCCTGATTGACGCTGCGGATGGGCCGCTTGCCCGACACTGGAACGTCAAGCTGTACGCGGCGCGCATCTACGGCCACGTCATTGACGACATCGTGGACTTCCTGACGTTCACGTTTATCCCGATGATGCTCGTCTGGCGCATGGGCTGGTTCCCGGGGCCGGACGCGGTGTGGGTCGCACTCGTGATGATGGCGAGTCTCTTCGGGTTCTCGAACGCAACCGCCAAACAGGAGGCAGCGGGCTTCTTCCTGGGCTTTCCTTCGTACTGGAACGTGGTGGCGTTTTACACCGGGTTGTTCGTCGCAGAGTACGGCGAGACGGGTGCCTATTTCTCGCTCGGGGCGACGCTCGTCCTGGCGCTCATGACGGTCCTGCCGGTGCGGTTTGTCTATCCTAACCGGGCTCCGAAGCCATGGATGTGGCCCGTCATCGTCGGTGCCGTCATCTGGCTTGGTATGCTGGTCGCGATGCTCCCGGCGTTTCCGAATGGCCCGACATGGGGCGGTGACTGGTTCCTGTGGGCAAGTCTCGTCTACCCCGCGTTTTACTTCGGCCTGTCCTTTTACCTTGACTGGAAGGGGCGGCGGACGATCGCGGCGCCGTGA
- a CDS encoding LytR C-terminal domain-containing protein, protein MNLWTDRVRNGLLNSVLLVLGLGVMLLMYALVTRTTTPRSNPNRVARATELVGPVIQVEVRNGAGVDHLAARTTRFLRDRGFDVVEVGNYGSFAQEHSVVIDRVGDLESARKVARALSIPEDRVEQDIRTDYYLDASVILGKDYRTLRPFQGQVDVQPAQ, encoded by the coding sequence ATGAACCTTTGGACCGACCGCGTCCGAAACGGCCTTCTTAATTCCGTCCTGCTCGTACTCGGGCTCGGCGTGATGCTGCTGATGTATGCGCTCGTGACACGCACGACGACCCCGCGCAGCAACCCGAACCGTGTGGCACGTGCGACGGAGCTGGTTGGACCGGTGATTCAGGTCGAGGTTCGAAATGGCGCAGGGGTCGATCACCTCGCGGCCCGCACGACACGCTTCCTCCGCGACCGTGGCTTCGACGTCGTCGAAGTCGGCAACTACGGATCCTTCGCCCAAGAGCACTCCGTCGTGATCGACCGCGTGGGCGACCTCGAGTCAGCGCGCAAGGTCGCTCGAGCCCTTTCTATCCCAGAGGACCGCGTCGAGCAAGACATCCGAACGGATTACTACCTCGACGCCTCGGTTATTCTCGGGAAAGACTACCGCACGCTTCGCCCGTTTCAAGGGCAAGTAGACGTTCAACCGGCGCAATGA